The DNA window CGCCCTGGAGTTTCTGACCGCATACCGGCAAGCGGGTGGCCCCGTCCAACCGTCGAATTCCTTGATCCCGCTCATGCGAGAGCGTCTGCGCCGCGATATCGCGTTTTGGCGGCGGGTCAAGGCCGCCGACCCCGTTGAGGACGAGGCGAAGGTTTCAGCCTTCGTTTCTCTTCGTCGCGTCCTGTTATCCCTGTGACGCGAGGATCGGCCCGGGATAGCCAACCCGCTCGATCGGACGTCGGGGGCTCGGCACTGTCAGCTTGGGAACGGTACATCTGCGGCGCTCCGAGCCCGGTCCGCGGTGTGAGCGAGGGGGCTTAAACGGCCCGGAGTACCTCGCTTGCCCTGGGCCAATGGCCCGTTAACGGGCCGCGGTGTGAGCTTCCGGCGAGCAGTTTGGTCTACGTGAGCTGGTTACGGTTGCCTGCACTGCTGTACCTCACTGCTGTGCCGCCGCAATTGCGGTAGGGCTAGGCCGGTTGCGGTCATCCGCTCTCGGTGCGGCAAGCCCTGATGGATGAGCATGGGCCGCACACCGAAGGAAGGTGATTATGCGATGCCCATCAACTCAGAACCGTTGACCAGCATCACCGGGATTCGGTACGGCAGGACGGATCTACCCACGCTCGTGCTCGACCTGCTCGGACCCTATCCGCTGCCAGACAGGCCGTTGCCGACCGTGATCCGCGTGACCGGCCCCGGCTGGACTGAAGAGAACCGCGCAGGATACTCCGTCAGCCGCCTCGGCATCCGGTTCCTCGCGGCGGCGGGATTCCTCGCCGGGGCCATCTCTGTGCGGCTCAGCTGGCAAGCTCCCTTTCCCGCGCCGATCCACGACGTCAAGGCTGCGATCCGCTGGCTACGGGCGCATACCGACGACTACCCCATCGATCCCGATCGGATCGGCATCCTCGGCGACTCAGCCGGCGGCCACCTCGCCGCCTTGGCCGGACTCACCAGCGACAACCCCGACATCGAAGGCGACAGCGGCTCACCCGGCTACTCCAGCACTGTGCAAGCCGTCGTTGCCATCAGCGCCAACTCTGACTTCCTCAGCCTCGACAGCTGCCAATCCACCCAGCCACCGCCACAACCGCCGATTCGATTCTGTAGGGACCTCGGCGGACCCGTCGACACCCTCTCCCAGCTCTTCGGCGGCCCACTCGCCCAACGACAGGACCTCATGCGACTCGCCAGCCCGATCAACCACGTCCACCGCGACGCACCGCCGTACCTCATCGTTCACGGCACCCGTGACGAGACCGTCCCCTTCGAACAAGGCGAACACCTACACCGCGCGCTGGAACAAGCCGGTGCCACCACGACATTCATCCCCATCGAAGGCGGCTATCACAACCTCCGCGACAACCCCGACCTCCCATACGACAGCGACGTCTGGGACAACATCGGCGAGCAGACCATCGAGTTCTTTGACCATCACCTTCGCCGATAGGCGGTCCTCAGCGGGGGCTGGTCGTCACAACCGACGGAGTTCATGATCGTCCCGCGTATAACCCGTGGACTGTCAGCTTGGGAATCGGAGAGATATGACGGCTCGATCAGCGGTGTACCCGGCTGGCGAATGGCCTGGAGGTAGTCTGGGTTCGACCATGGGGCGGATGGCCGGGCCGGTACCGCAGGGGAGCCCGCGAACGGTACGGCCGACTAGCACGCCAATGGCACGACTTGGGCGACGCGGC is part of the Tenggerimyces flavus genome and encodes:
- a CDS encoding alpha/beta hydrolase, with amino-acid sequence MGRTPKEGDYAMPINSEPLTSITGIRYGRTDLPTLVLDLLGPYPLPDRPLPTVIRVTGPGWTEENRAGYSVSRLGIRFLAAAGFLAGAISVRLSWQAPFPAPIHDVKAAIRWLRAHTDDYPIDPDRIGILGDSAGGHLAALAGLTSDNPDIEGDSGSPGYSSTVQAVVAISANSDFLSLDSCQSTQPPPQPPIRFCRDLGGPVDTLSQLFGGPLAQRQDLMRLASPINHVHRDAPPYLIVHGTRDETVPFEQGEHLHRALEQAGATTTFIPIEGGYHNLRDNPDLPYDSDVWDNIGEQTIEFFDHHLRR